One window from the genome of Rhodococcus sp. ABRD24 encodes:
- a CDS encoding Ig-like domain-containing protein, with the protein MSSRLYRFIGPVAVGATVIAGAAVLGVATASAETSTIAFKNACRAVPSSSLAGGPQDQVQEASVTVDAPATVAPGEEFDVIITPPPISVPNDPGSGASLTNVSRLKIDVEMPQNAQLLSGTVVPGTGFGLSGVAPNVLVVNDQGNVDPNGQIIRLSGNNQTIGNGPSSSKSSEGGIKASATGGTDTTFQLPQVKARLKAGTTGEIQLKLRTAGSAGAFANDANFLTFLPRVNAPVVGTVWAPTQCTPRDSTGGPLNAGAGPLTTVQVLRGVSETVTHLDGPSAVTNGGEFTLSATVVPTPDTGQVQFTLGGEDVGAPVDLVNGKASLTQTLDVDGDYTYEAKFLGSEFSHPSSGSKTVTVTSQDIQTTTSVTGPDHDAYRDEPVNLTAKVEPGVSGGTVTFEVDGTAVGTADVMDDGVAVLPHTFTTNGTHRVIARYSGAEGISSSVSLQYPVSVTEAPAADVATTITVDPIAATGKGSPVTLTARLAPAEARGTVQFKIGDTLLGGPVRVDQSGVATLTTFFQNPGEFVVTAEFTADGGFVDSAADPVNLTVTGTPDTLPVPSGSLGDLSGLFGSLGG; encoded by the coding sequence ATGAGTTCCAGGCTGTACCGCTTTATCGGACCGGTCGCGGTGGGCGCGACGGTCATAGCCGGCGCGGCCGTGCTGGGCGTGGCAACGGCTTCGGCGGAGACTTCCACGATCGCATTCAAGAATGCGTGCCGTGCGGTGCCTTCGTCGAGCCTGGCCGGCGGGCCGCAGGACCAGGTGCAGGAAGCATCGGTGACGGTCGACGCGCCAGCGACCGTGGCGCCCGGTGAGGAGTTCGACGTGATCATCACGCCGCCGCCGATCTCGGTTCCCAACGATCCCGGTTCCGGCGCCAGCCTGACCAATGTCTCCCGGCTGAAGATCGACGTGGAGATGCCACAGAACGCACAACTCCTCAGCGGAACTGTGGTGCCGGGCACCGGGTTCGGGCTCTCCGGTGTCGCACCCAACGTGCTCGTGGTCAACGATCAGGGCAACGTGGATCCGAACGGGCAGATCATCCGCCTGTCCGGGAACAACCAGACGATCGGCAACGGCCCGAGCTCCTCGAAGAGCTCGGAAGGCGGGATCAAGGCGAGCGCAACCGGCGGCACCGACACGACCTTCCAGTTGCCACAGGTCAAGGCGCGGCTGAAGGCGGGCACCACCGGCGAGATTCAGCTGAAGCTGCGCACGGCCGGTTCCGCGGGCGCCTTCGCCAACGACGCCAACTTCCTGACGTTCCTGCCGCGGGTGAACGCGCCCGTCGTCGGGACCGTGTGGGCGCCGACCCAGTGCACTCCGCGTGACAGCACAGGTGGCCCGCTCAACGCGGGTGCCGGTCCTCTGACGACGGTGCAGGTTCTGCGCGGGGTCTCCGAGACCGTCACGCATCTGGACGGTCCCAGCGCGGTGACCAACGGCGGCGAGTTCACCCTCAGCGCCACAGTCGTTCCCACGCCGGACACCGGGCAGGTTCAGTTCACGTTGGGCGGTGAGGACGTCGGAGCGCCAGTAGATCTGGTGAACGGCAAGGCTTCGCTGACTCAGACGCTCGACGTAGACGGTGACTACACCTACGAGGCGAAGTTCCTGGGTTCGGAGTTCTCCCATCCGTCGTCGGGTTCGAAGACGGTCACGGTGACCTCGCAGGACATCCAGACCACCACCTCGGTCACCGGACCCGATCACGACGCCTACCGGGACGAGCCGGTGAACCTGACCGCCAAGGTCGAACCGGGAGTCTCCGGCGGCACGGTGACCTTCGAGGTCGACGGCACTGCGGTCGGTACAGCCGATGTGATGGATGACGGCGTCGCCGTGCTCCCGCATACCTTCACGACCAACGGAACCCATCGGGTGATAGCCCGCTACTCGGGCGCCGAGGGGATCTCCTCGTCGGTCTCGCTGCAGTACCCGGTCAGCGTCACCGAGGCGCCGGCCGCTGATGTGGCCACCACGATCACTGTCGATCCGATCGCGGCGACCGGCAAGGGATCTCCGGTGACCCTCACCGCACGTCTGGCTCCGGCCGAAGCGCGTGGCACGGTGCAGTTCAAGATCGGTGACACGCTGCTCGGCGGTCCGGTTCGGGTGGATCAGAGTGGCGTCGCGACCCTCACAACGTTCTTCCAGAACCCGGGCGAGTTCGTTGTCACTGCCGAGTTCACGGCGGACGGTGGCTTCGTCGACTCCGCTGCGGACCCGGTCAACCTCACGGTGACCGGCACTCCGGACACTTTGCCGGTGCCCAGCGGCAGCCTCGGTGACCTGTCGGGGCTGTTCGGGAGCCTGGGCGGCTGA
- a CDS encoding cutinase family protein has translation MRVKKLFVALGACVVAVVGSVVSVGSAQAAPVCPNLHVVAIPGTWETSPDSKPRPGMLSAVTDALPSSVGVDYVTYAATAFPWESEVYAASKRQAVDNARAIIGDIAKRCGNTNFGIIGYSQGADAAGDLAAEIGTGLGIVPPSRIAAVGLLSDPRRSETDALVGPRVVGNGAGGPRIGGFGWVSEQTRTFCVVGDLYCSTPKDDFVTRMAGFLAQVSDPVAPMMGRYTQEALAIFDDLMAAGGIATLQAQLTDQANEQRFEQLERFYDSQVHHDYRGYVVDGSGATATSWLANWLRSKA, from the coding sequence ATGCGTGTGAAGAAGTTGTTCGTTGCGCTCGGGGCATGCGTTGTGGCAGTGGTCGGTTCGGTGGTGTCCGTAGGGTCGGCGCAGGCTGCGCCCGTGTGCCCGAATCTCCATGTGGTCGCCATCCCGGGGACGTGGGAAACGTCGCCGGATTCCAAGCCCCGGCCGGGCATGCTTTCCGCCGTCACGGATGCGCTGCCGTCATCGGTGGGGGTCGACTATGTGACGTATGCGGCGACGGCGTTCCCGTGGGAGTCGGAGGTCTACGCCGCGTCCAAGCGTCAGGCCGTCGACAACGCTCGGGCAATCATCGGCGATATCGCGAAGCGATGCGGCAACACAAATTTCGGAATCATCGGGTACAGCCAGGGAGCAGATGCGGCCGGTGACCTGGCCGCCGAGATCGGCACCGGACTCGGTATCGTCCCGCCGTCGCGGATCGCGGCCGTGGGACTGCTGTCGGATCCGCGGCGCTCAGAGACGGATGCCCTTGTGGGTCCGCGAGTGGTGGGCAACGGGGCGGGCGGACCGCGGATCGGTGGCTTCGGGTGGGTGAGTGAGCAGACCCGTACGTTCTGCGTGGTCGGCGATCTGTACTGCTCGACGCCGAAGGACGACTTCGTCACCCGGATGGCGGGATTCCTCGCCCAGGTGTCGGATCCGGTAGCGCCGATGATGGGCCGCTACACGCAGGAGGCCCTCGCGATCTTCGATGACCTGATGGCGGCGGGCGGGATCGCGACGCTGCAGGCGCAGCTCACCGATCAGGCCAACGAGCAGCGATTCGAGCAGTTGGAGCGGTTCTACGATTCGCAGGTACACCACGATTATCGCGGTTACGTCGTGGACGGGTCCGGTGCGACGGCCACGTCCTGGCTCGCAAACTGGTTGCGCTCCAAGGCCTGA
- a CDS encoding DUF732 domain-containing protein — MINTRVVAAAAVAGVFFLAACGRQDSGSEQDNHDASPAASMQVTTHAAPSTSTESPIPTTSAAAAPSAATTLPPPPPALTPTPPTIGEIDARSPDQIVAESGARGQRYLAALRAAGIPPTGMEAAEVLYAQGTCQALAQGDSRASVLAEFDSVGRTYAQFLPMTASQIAEAYVSTAERTYC, encoded by the coding sequence ATGATCAACACACGCGTAGTCGCCGCCGCCGCGGTGGCAGGGGTCTTCTTCCTCGCCGCGTGCGGGAGGCAGGACTCGGGTTCGGAGCAGGACAACCATGACGCATCTCCAGCCGCGTCGATGCAGGTCACCACGCACGCCGCTCCCTCGACGTCCACCGAATCGCCGATCCCCACCACCAGCGCGGCCGCCGCTCCTTCGGCCGCGACCACACTGCCACCGCCCCCACCGGCCCTCACGCCGACACCCCCCACGATCGGCGAGATCGACGCGCGCTCACCGGATCAGATCGTCGCCGAGTCCGGCGCTCGAGGGCAGCGGTACCTGGCCGCATTGCGTGCCGCAGGAATTCCGCCGACGGGCATGGAAGCCGCCGAGGTCCTGTACGCACAAGGCACGTGTCAAGCACTGGCACAGGGTGATTCGCGAGCGAGTGTCCTCGCCGAGTTCGACTCGGTCGGCCGGACGTATGCGCAGTTCCTGCCGATGACGGCCAGTCAGATCGCCGAAGCCTACGTCTCCACCGCGGAGCGCACCTACTGTTGA
- a CDS encoding MFS transporter, whose translation MTLTSSAPPTPRESSAKGAWWIVLLLCAINIVNFLDKSAFGLVALPVMEEFGLTPSQFGTINSAFFAVFAVSAAGLSWLGNRYSARWLLVVLIVVWSLLQLPIAVTNTVVLLVLCRIALGAAEAPFMPISQHVLQQWFPDRLRQAPIMVVVASGGIGGIVLIPLLAKLIESAGWRWLFVVLAVAGFVVALLWAFFGAERPTDQATTAATDSPEVSTPDRVPYRKIVCSGTFLGSVAALFVAQWILAFGSAWVPAYLEQGLGFTSSKAGLLVGVLYVIISVGTLGYGVLSQMLSSRGVSNRQARVVPMAVLFVAGAAILILSTMGVPPVASALLLGVGCALAQGGFGIGPVSLGQVVPPTQRPAVLGMLLTGGALGAITAPTVFGALIQNAATPLQGYHHALWVTAGVFALAAVVVMVFIRPERDAATWAVKARVEQQ comes from the coding sequence ATGACCCTGACGAGTTCAGCCCCTCCGACTCCGCGAGAGTCATCCGCCAAAGGCGCCTGGTGGATCGTCCTCCTGCTGTGCGCGATCAACATCGTCAACTTCCTGGACAAGTCCGCCTTCGGGCTGGTCGCTCTTCCCGTCATGGAGGAGTTCGGTCTGACCCCCTCGCAGTTCGGCACGATCAACAGCGCGTTCTTCGCGGTGTTCGCCGTCTCGGCCGCCGGACTGTCGTGGCTCGGCAACCGCTACTCGGCTCGTTGGCTGCTCGTCGTCCTTATCGTCGTGTGGTCGCTGCTGCAGCTCCCGATCGCCGTGACGAACACCGTCGTGCTGCTGGTCCTGTGCCGAATCGCACTCGGCGCCGCCGAAGCTCCGTTCATGCCAATCTCCCAGCACGTACTGCAGCAGTGGTTCCCGGATCGACTGCGGCAGGCTCCGATAATGGTCGTCGTCGCCAGCGGCGGAATCGGCGGTATTGTCCTGATCCCACTGTTGGCCAAGTTGATCGAGAGCGCCGGTTGGCGGTGGCTCTTCGTCGTGTTGGCCGTCGCAGGTTTCGTGGTGGCGTTGTTGTGGGCATTCTTCGGCGCGGAACGCCCCACCGATCAGGCGACCACGGCCGCGACAGATTCGCCTGAGGTTTCGACGCCAGACCGTGTTCCCTACCGCAAGATCGTCTGCAGCGGAACGTTCCTAGGTTCGGTAGCCGCCCTGTTCGTCGCACAGTGGATCTTGGCGTTCGGATCGGCCTGGGTGCCCGCATACCTGGAGCAGGGTCTGGGGTTCACGTCCTCGAAGGCCGGCCTCCTCGTCGGGGTGCTGTACGTGATCATCTCGGTGGGCACGCTCGGCTACGGGGTGCTGTCGCAGATGCTCTCCTCCCGGGGCGTGTCGAACCGACAGGCCAGGGTCGTCCCCATGGCGGTTCTGTTCGTAGCGGGAGCGGCAATCCTGATCCTCTCCACGATGGGAGTTCCCCCTGTGGCGAGTGCTCTGCTGCTCGGCGTGGGCTGTGCCCTGGCGCAGGGTGGGTTCGGGATCGGACCGGTGTCGCTGGGGCAGGTCGTTCCGCCGACGCAGCGTCCCGCCGTGCTGGGCATGCTGTTGACTGGAGGTGCCCTCGGCGCCATCACGGCCCCGACAGTGTTCGGAGCCCTGATCCAGAACGCCGCGACACCTCTCCAGGGCTACCATCATGCGCTCTGGGTCACCGCCGGCGTCTTCGCTCTGGCAGCAGTGGTTGTGATGGTCTTCATCAGGCCGGAACGGGACGCCGCTACTTGGGCGGTGAAGGCCCGAGTCGAACAGCAGTGA
- a CDS encoding LysR family transcriptional regulator produces the protein MVDLSTRLLRSFLAVAEELNFTRAAHRLHVAQQTLSSQISQLEKALGTPLLERTTRQVTLTAAGETLKVGGMQLLGTFDELVEETRRVSGDPQYSIRLGVVAGAAWGLTSPILHAASDAGIAVEVSEYALADPSCGLEGGDTDVAIFYGPLGIEHDEIVLYSDPMVLAVASTHVWADRDFVSTDEAFDAPLIALPHTDSTRRRFWTLADLRPPDKPAKVAAVARGLEGTLALVAAGIGMMPTTGRARIGAPRPGIAYVPILGAPAVQMVAAARKGDERANVRRFMEIVQQVVDEAGDTAE, from the coding sequence ATGGTTGATCTCTCAACGCGGTTGTTGAGGTCGTTCCTTGCGGTGGCCGAGGAATTGAACTTCACCCGAGCGGCGCACCGTCTCCACGTGGCACAGCAGACACTGTCTTCCCAGATCTCCCAGCTCGAGAAGGCGCTCGGTACGCCGCTTCTGGAGCGGACGACGCGACAGGTCACGCTCACCGCCGCGGGTGAAACGCTCAAGGTCGGTGGTATGCAACTGCTCGGCACGTTCGACGAACTGGTCGAGGAGACCCGTCGGGTGTCAGGGGACCCGCAGTACTCGATTCGCCTGGGAGTTGTAGCTGGGGCGGCATGGGGCCTCACCAGCCCGATTCTGCACGCGGCGTCGGACGCCGGCATTGCTGTCGAGGTTTCCGAGTACGCACTCGCTGATCCCTCGTGCGGCCTCGAGGGGGGCGACACCGATGTCGCGATCTTCTACGGCCCCTTGGGGATAGAGCACGATGAGATCGTGCTCTATAGCGACCCCATGGTGCTCGCGGTGGCGTCCACCCATGTGTGGGCCGACCGTGACTTCGTTTCTACCGACGAGGCGTTCGATGCGCCCTTGATTGCCCTTCCTCATACTGATTCGACGCGCCGCCGCTTCTGGACGCTCGCCGACTTACGCCCGCCGGACAAGCCGGCCAAGGTCGCGGCAGTCGCGCGCGGGTTGGAAGGTACCCTCGCCCTGGTAGCTGCGGGAATCGGCATGATGCCAACGACTGGCAGGGCGAGGATTGGGGCGCCGCGGCCCGGGATCGCTTACGTCCCCATCCTCGGCGCACCGGCCGTGCAGATGGTTGCCGCCGCTCGAAAGGGCGATGAGCGGGCCAATGTCCGCCGGTTCATGGAGATCGTGCAGCAGGTTGTCGACGAAGCGGGCGATACCGCGGAGTAG